The following proteins are encoded in a genomic region of Aquella oligotrophica:
- a CDS encoding VOC family protein → MQKIVPHLWFDKEAKEAAEFYVSVFPQSEINQITTLHDTPSGNCDIVNFNISGYSFMAISAGPYFKVNPSISFMLNFDDNNLDYTIKEMNRLWETLAKNGKIMMPLQKYPFSNYYGWVEDKYGVSWQLILNKSGENKPFITPSLMFVGNVAGKAEEATDFYLSIFKNSFRNTIAYYPAAMELEKEGSVMFTSYNIEGQEFAAMDSSLKHDFSFNEAISLVILCETQEEIDYYWQKLSAVSEAEQCGWVKDKYGISWQIVPTIMNEMMKNGTQEQINQITKAFLPMKKMDISALKKAYEGH, encoded by the coding sequence ATGCAAAAAATAGTACCACATCTTTGGTTTGATAAAGAAGCAAAAGAAGCCGCAGAATTTTATGTATCAGTATTTCCGCAATCAGAAATCAATCAGATAACAACTCTTCATGATACTCCATCTGGAAATTGTGACATTGTCAACTTCAATATTTCTGGATACTCTTTTATGGCAATTAGTGCCGGACCTTATTTTAAAGTAAATCCATCAATTTCATTTATGTTAAATTTTGATGATAACAATCTTGATTATACAATTAAAGAAATGAACCGCTTGTGGGAAACTCTTGCAAAAAATGGAAAAATAATGATGCCCCTACAGAAATATCCATTTAGCAACTACTATGGCTGGGTAGAAGATAAATACGGCGTTTCATGGCAGCTAATTCTAAATAAATCAGGAGAAAACAAGCCATTTATAACTCCGTCATTAATGTTTGTTGGTAATGTAGCAGGTAAGGCTGAAGAAGCCACCGACTTTTATCTGTCAATTTTTAAAAACTCATTTCGCAATACTATAGCCTATTACCCAGCTGCTATGGAACTAGAGAAAGAAGGCTCCGTCATGTTTACTTCATATAATATTGAAGGACAGGAATTTGCAGCAATGGATAGTTCATTAAAACATGATTTTAGCTTTAATGAAGCAATATCATTAGTAATTTTATGTGAAACTCAGGAAGAGATTGACTATTACTGGCAAAAGCTATCTGCCGTATCTGAGGCAGAACAGTGTGGATGGGTAAAAGATAAATATGGAATATCATGGCAGATAGTTCCAACGATAATGAATGAAATGATGAAAAATGGGACTCAGGAACAAATTAACCAGATTACAAAAGCATTCCTCCCCATGAAAAAGATGGACATCAGTGCCCTGAAAAAAGCATATGAAGGGCACTAA
- a CDS encoding glycosyltransferase family 4 protein, whose amino-acid sequence MLKCLAYPIQISSENIWQFPFNKGIKQKMNILYINHYAGSIYHGMEYRPYYLAREWVKQGHNVTIVASNYSHIRQKNIELNADLDYLEEMVDGIRYFWCKTPPYGENGIKRVINIFAFLRKVWNLKDNIIANHKPDLVIASSTYPFDTLLAKEIAKKHQAKFVYEVHDLWPLTPMEVGGMSKWHPFIMAMQWAENYGYKNADKVVSLLPKADKYMQDHGMDKDKFIYISNGVAVSDWLNATKKMPNEHQNELSRLKHIENKFIIGYAGGMGEANALDFLLDAAKLINDKSIHIVMIGDGPKKEHLQARIKTELIENITILPAINKLQIPDFLSTCDALYIGWNKLPIYRFGICPNKLFDYMLAQKPIIHSVTAGNDLVDEARCGLSVAAEDINEISSAIQNMKNLKAENRERMAKNGHDYVLRNHDYRILATRFLDKASN is encoded by the coding sequence ATGCTAAAATGCCTAGCTTATCCAATTCAAATCAGTTCAGAGAATATTTGGCAATTTCCGTTTAACAAGGGTATTAAACAAAAAATGAATATATTATATATCAATCATTATGCAGGCTCAATCTATCATGGAATGGAGTACCGTCCATATTATCTGGCACGGGAATGGGTTAAGCAGGGACATAATGTAACTATCGTTGCCAGTAACTATTCACATATTCGGCAAAAAAATATTGAGCTAAATGCTGATCTGGATTATCTTGAAGAAATGGTTGATGGTATCCGCTATTTTTGGTGTAAGACTCCTCCTTATGGTGAAAATGGTATCAAGCGAGTAATTAATATTTTTGCTTTTCTGCGTAAAGTCTGGAATCTTAAAGATAATATTATTGCCAATCATAAGCCAGATTTGGTAATTGCTTCATCTACTTATCCGTTTGATACCCTGTTGGCTAAAGAGATTGCTAAAAAACATCAGGCAAAATTTGTTTATGAGGTACATGATCTCTGGCCTTTAACCCCGATGGAAGTAGGTGGGATGTCGAAATGGCATCCATTTATCATGGCGATGCAGTGGGCTGAGAACTACGGCTATAAAAATGCGGATAAAGTTGTGAGTCTGTTGCCAAAAGCCGATAAATATATGCAGGATCACGGTATGGATAAAGATAAATTTATCTATATCTCTAATGGAGTTGCCGTTAGTGACTGGTTAAACGCTACTAAGAAGATGCCGAATGAACATCAAAATGAATTGAGCCGGTTAAAGCATATTGAGAATAAATTTATCATTGGCTACGCTGGTGGAATGGGTGAAGCGAACGCGCTTGATTTTCTCCTGGATGCCGCTAAATTAATCAATGATAAATCAATTCATATTGTAATGATTGGTGATGGTCCGAAAAAAGAACATTTACAAGCAAGAATTAAAACAGAGTTGATTGAAAATATTACTATTTTACCAGCAATCAATAAATTACAGATTCCAGATTTCTTGTCTACCTGTGATGCATTATATATCGGTTGGAATAAACTTCCAATCTATCGTTTTGGAATTTGTCCGAATAAACTTTTTGATTATATGTTGGCACAAAAACCAATCATCCATTCGGTTACTGCTGGTAATGATCTGGTTGATGAGGCGCGCTGTGGCTTATCGGTTGCTGCCGAAGACATAAATGAAATATCAAGTGCAATCCAGAACATGAAAAATCTGAAAGCTGAAAATCGTGAGAGGATGGCGAAAAATGGTCATGATTATGTATTAAGGAATCATGATTATCGGATATTAGCAACCAGATTCCTTGATAAGGCAAGTAACTAA
- a CDS encoding helix-turn-helix domain-containing protein produces the protein MAIIIELDVMLARRKMKLQDLAQHVGITIQNLSILKTGKAKAVRLETLNEICKALDCQPGDILRYEADNSE, from the coding sequence ATGGCAATAATAATAGAACTAGACGTAATGCTTGCAAGACGCAAAATGAAGTTGCAGGATTTGGCACAACATGTTGGGATAACAATCCAAAATTTATCAATATTAAAGACAGGTAAGGCAAAAGCAGTACGTCTTGAAACCCTTAATGAAATATGTAAAGCACTTGACTGTCAGCCAGGTGATATTTTACGCTATGAGGCAGATAATAGTGAGTAA
- a CDS encoding DUF2975 domain-containing protein, with protein sequence MYTKLATISKRVQLILKIIFILLLFFISYSWLFPQSSFSHAVLGPSLGGYATESQIDQFQLNNQLIGFTGSFLGLLPLFIGLRWLIKLFTNYARGEIFTVINVKSYSRLGYLCLLSALLFQPLSQMILAIAVSINYPKGHRFIAFSFDNTNLTAIIVGICLIVIAYVMQIGHELQEEQKLTV encoded by the coding sequence ATGTACACAAAGCTAGCAACAATCAGTAAACGAGTACAATTAATTTTAAAAATAATATTCATCCTTCTACTATTTTTTATAAGTTATAGTTGGTTATTTCCACAAAGTTCATTCAGCCATGCTGTTTTGGGTCCAAGTTTAGGGGGCTATGCAACGGAATCGCAAATTGATCAATTTCAGCTTAATAATCAACTTATTGGCTTTACTGGCTCATTCCTTGGCTTGTTACCATTATTCATTGGGTTACGCTGGCTGATAAAGCTATTTACCAACTATGCTAGGGGAGAAATTTTTACAGTTATAAATGTTAAATCCTATAGCCGGTTGGGGTATCTATGCCTTCTGAGTGCATTACTTTTTCAGCCATTGAGTCAGATGATTTTAGCTATTGCTGTTTCGATAAATTATCCAAAGGGTCATCGCTTTATTGCTTTTAGTTTTGATAATACTAATCTTACGGCGATTATTGTTGGTATCTGCTTAATAGTGATCGCGTATGTTATGCAAATTGGACATGAGTTGCAAGAAGAACAGAAACTAACGGTTTAG
- a CDS encoding 4'-phosphopantetheinyl transferase family protein, producing the protein MKIKPDLSTIKVLLIKLPHDFNYASYFKVFSLLNWSKINSFLQKKDQLRAFVSELLQKYWLASILAINPEKLEISFTKDMKPYISQPENISKTISFNVSHSGEYVALAVSFDSEISIGIDIEFIQSDFPILEAKSLVFSESEQVLIGSSVSEFFKLWTKKEALIKAIGYGFNHECFQATNLNLDDVEVKENYRIVTHKIENYFLSICLTFTKL; encoded by the coding sequence ATGAAAATTAAGCCTGATTTATCTACTATCAAAGTGCTTTTGATAAAACTTCCGCATGATTTTAATTATGCTTCCTATTTTAAAGTCTTTAGCTTACTTAACTGGAGTAAAATAAATTCTTTTTTGCAGAAGAAAGATCAGTTGCGAGCCTTTGTGTCTGAACTTTTACAAAAATATTGGTTAGCAAGTATTCTTGCAATTAATCCAGAAAAACTAGAAATTAGTTTTACTAAAGATATGAAACCATATATTAGTCAGCCAGAAAATATTTCTAAAACTATCAGCTTTAATGTTTCGCATAGCGGCGAATATGTAGCGCTTGCTGTTTCATTTGATAGTGAGATAAGTATTGGTATAGATATAGAGTTTATTCAGAGTGATTTTCCAATTCTGGAAGCTAAATCATTGGTGTTTTCTGAGTCTGAACAAGTGCTAATCGGTTCTTCAGTGAGTGAGTTCTTTAAACTTTGGACGAAAAAAGAAGCACTAATAAAAGCTATTGGTTATGGTTTTAATCATGAATGTTTTCAGGCAACAAATTTAAATTTGGATGATGTCGAAGTGAAAGAGAATTATAGAATAGTTACTCATAAAATTGAAAATTATTTTCTTTCTATTTGCTTGACTTTTACTAAGTTGTAA
- a CDS encoding NAD-glutamate dehydrogenase domain-containing protein, whose protein sequence is MNNMLEQLKQNLSAEVYAKCATALPEEYLLKYKLDEIITDCNLMAGLTLDNDYAITITDGESTADNIWQIKLLRLNDNVSLSRGLPIIENFGFKLLDEKPFKVSVGNNDHVYICDFGVEVLDGLEGKIKDVALIEKLKAAIVAAFKRNVESDSLNKLVLYCGLNARQASLIRAIVKYLIQSNLPFSATYISDCLKKYSFTSRNLFNLFEAKFCPEHHSAAKAGEYQQIIQTELDKVENLAEDQILKAAYSVINAMLRTNFYQTLDDGSHKPYISFKLESAKVLNLPKPYPLYEIFVYSIRFEAVHLRGGKVARGGLRWSDRKEDFRTEVLGLVKAQMVKNSVIVPTGSKGGFVCKKLPDPRERDAYMAEGVSCYKQFISGLLDITDNLVSGQIIHPKQVIRHDGDDPYLVVAADKGTATFSDYANEMSLKYGFWLGDAFASGGSAGYDHKKMGITAKGAWESVKRHFRHLGLNTQTQEFTVIGIGDLMGDVFGNGMLLSEHIKLIAAFNHMHIFLDPNPDTKVSYQERLRMFNLPRSSWEDYDTSTISQGGGIYLRSSKTIPLSQEVRAWLQVDAEELPPTELINLILKAKADLLYNGGIGTYIKAESQSNEEVKDKANDALRVNGKELQVKVVGEGGNLGATQLGRIEFAQNGGNIYTDAIDNSAGVDCSDHEVNIKILFSAIMQQTGMSVEERNKILESMTDDVSQLVLRDNYLQTLVLRTAVSRARYTLPNHQVFMRKLEKAGELDRKIEFLPNDLEISERMADNTGLTMPEMSVLLAYSKMILDRDILKSSLVTDSDFNELLISYFPRHLQENYKDFILSHYLRKEIIANQLANLIVNRAGITFISRFSDEFNVPLETIVKAWWVAYNLLDASRLYSHIESLDNKVAAEVQIKLFIGVEKAVERLCRWILGYVKDLTSAAEIIQKFKPHTIVLEERIAHLIRNEEYPDVRDEEAAYIASNVPVDLAKLISRVGFLPQIMDVVILATEYKLDYELVAANYFAAGRLLQIDWLRKNVQLLPRENKWQSLARSALFADVSKLYRSTMELAIKNHNGSTTAWIEASTDKMASINAILDELQSYRVLDLAMLSAVIREFLNIIG, encoded by the coding sequence ATGAATAACATGTTGGAACAATTGAAGCAGAATTTGAGTGCTGAGGTATATGCCAAATGTGCTACCGCACTACCTGAAGAGTATTTGCTAAAGTATAAGTTGGACGAGATAATTACTGATTGTAATTTGATGGCAGGTCTTACCCTAGATAATGATTATGCGATTACGATTACAGATGGAGAATCTACGGCGGATAATATTTGGCAAATTAAATTATTGCGTCTTAATGATAACGTAAGCCTCTCGCGTGGGTTACCAATTATTGAAAATTTTGGTTTTAAACTACTTGATGAAAAGCCATTTAAAGTTAGTGTTGGCAATAATGATCATGTTTATATTTGTGATTTTGGGGTTGAAGTTCTTGATGGGCTTGAAGGTAAAATTAAAGATGTGGCATTGATTGAAAAACTGAAGGCTGCAATTGTTGCTGCATTTAAGCGGAATGTCGAAAGCGATAGTCTGAATAAATTGGTATTGTATTGTGGACTAAATGCTCGGCAGGCATCGTTAATTCGTGCAATTGTTAAATATTTGATACAGTCTAATCTACCATTTTCAGCTACTTATATTAGTGATTGTCTAAAAAAATACTCATTTACTAGTCGTAATTTATTTAATCTTTTTGAAGCCAAATTTTGCCCAGAGCATCATTCAGCGGCAAAAGCTGGAGAATATCAGCAGATAATTCAGACTGAGCTGGATAAAGTTGAAAATCTGGCAGAAGACCAGATTTTAAAGGCAGCGTATTCTGTTATTAATGCAATGCTCCGTACCAATTTTTATCAGACTTTGGATGATGGTAGCCATAAGCCATATATATCTTTCAAACTAGAGTCGGCTAAGGTTTTGAACTTGCCTAAACCGTATCCTCTTTATGAGATATTTGTGTATTCAATTCGTTTTGAGGCAGTTCATCTTCGTGGCGGTAAAGTTGCTCGTGGAGGTTTACGCTGGTCTGATCGGAAAGAGGATTTCCGTACCGAGGTATTAGGTCTTGTAAAAGCTCAAATGGTTAAAAATTCGGTAATTGTACCCACCGGGTCCAAAGGTGGTTTTGTTTGTAAAAAACTTCCAGATCCTAGAGAGCGTGATGCTTATATGGCAGAAGGGGTTAGCTGCTATAAACAGTTTATCTCTGGATTACTTGATATTACCGATAACCTAGTAAGTGGGCAAATTATTCATCCAAAACAGGTTATTCGTCATGATGGTGATGATCCATATCTGGTAGTTGCTGCGGACAAGGGAACTGCTACATTTTCTGACTATGCTAATGAAATGTCTCTCAAATATGGCTTCTGGCTTGGTGATGCGTTTGCATCTGGTGGTTCAGCTGGTTATGATCACAAAAAAATGGGGATTACGGCTAAAGGTGCATGGGAATCGGTTAAACGTCATTTCCGTCATTTGGGGCTAAATACTCAGACTCAGGAGTTTACGGTAATCGGTATCGGTGACTTAATGGGGGATGTGTTTGGTAATGGGATGCTATTATCCGAGCATATTAAACTGATTGCGGCATTTAATCATATGCATATTTTCCTTGATCCAAATCCAGATACTAAGGTAAGTTATCAAGAACGGTTAAGAATGTTTAATTTACCACGTTCAAGCTGGGAAGACTACGATACAAGTACAATTTCTCAAGGTGGTGGTATTTATTTACGTTCAAGTAAAACTATTCCACTTTCTCAAGAAGTTAGAGCATGGTTACAAGTTGATGCAGAAGAGTTGCCTCCAACTGAATTAATTAATCTGATTCTTAAAGCTAAGGCAGATTTATTATATAACGGTGGGATTGGAACCTATATTAAAGCTGAAAGCCAGTCAAATGAAGAAGTTAAAGATAAGGCAAATGATGCACTGCGTGTAAATGGTAAAGAGTTACAGGTGAAAGTAGTTGGTGAAGGTGGTAATCTTGGTGCTACTCAGCTGGGACGGATTGAATTTGCCCAAAATGGTGGTAATATTTATACCGATGCTATTGATAATTCCGCTGGTGTTGACTGTTCTGATCATGAAGTGAATATTAAAATTCTCTTTTCTGCTATTATGCAACAAACTGGAATGTCGGTTGAAGAAAGAAATAAAATCCTTGAATCAATGACGGACGATGTTTCTCAATTGGTGCTCCGCGATAATTATTTACAAACCTTGGTGCTTCGGACTGCTGTTTCCCGTGCGCGTTACACACTACCAAACCATCAAGTGTTTATGCGTAAACTGGAAAAAGCTGGTGAATTAGATCGTAAGATTGAGTTCTTGCCAAATGATCTTGAAATCAGTGAGCGTATGGCTGATAATACTGGGCTTACTATGCCCGAAATGTCAGTGCTACTAGCTTATTCAAAAATGATACTAGACCGTGATATTTTGAAATCTAGTCTAGTAACAGATAGTGATTTTAATGAACTATTGATAAGCTACTTCCCACGTCATTTGCAAGAAAATTATAAGGATTTTATCCTTAGCCATTATCTACGTAAGGAAATTATTGCTAATCAGCTGGCTAATCTGATAGTAAATCGGGCTGGAATAACATTTATTTCACGTTTTAGTGATGAGTTTAATGTTCCTCTTGAGACTATTGTTAAAGCATGGTGGGTTGCATATAATCTTCTTGATGCTTCACGATTATATAGTCATATCGAGAGTCTTGATAACAAGGTTGCGGCTGAAGTTCAAATCAAGCTATTTATCGGTGTTGAAAAAGCAGTTGAGCGTTTGTGCCGTTGGATACTTGGTTATGTAAAAGATCTTACTAGTGCTGCAGAAATTATTCAGAAATTCAAGCCACATACAATTGTACTTGAAGAGCGGATTGCTCATCTGATCCGTAATGAAGAATATCCTGATGTTCGCGATGAAGAAGCTGCATATATTGCTAGCAATGTACCTGTTGACTTGGCAAAATTAATTTCTCGGGTTGGCTTTTTACCTCAGATCATGGATGTTGTTATACTTGCAACTGAGTATAAACTTGATTATGAACTTGTTGCTGCTAATTATTTTGCTGCTGGACGATTATTACAAATTGACTGGTTACGTAAGAATGTCCAATTATTACCACGTGAGAATAAATGGCAATCATTAGCACGGAGTGCCTTATTTGCTGATGTTTCTAAATTATATCGTTCTACTATGGAGCTAGCAATTAAAAATCATAATGGTAGTACTACTGCGTGGATAGAAGCTAGTACTGATAAAATGGCGAGTATCAATGCTATTCTGGATGAACTACAAAGTTACCGGGTTCTTGATCTGGCAATGTTATCTGCGGTGATTCGTGAATTTCTAAATATTATCGGATAA
- the hemB gene encoding porphobilinogen synthase — MNLNLVYPNTRLRRNRQSQFIRNLTQENWVSANDLIYPVFILEGEAREEPILSMSGQSRISIDLLLRLVEKTAILGIQGIALFPVIEAGKDNLATESYNPDGLIPRAIRAIKSRFPEIGVFSDVALDPYTIHGQDGIIDDKGYVLNDVTNEVLVKQALSHAEAGADFVCPSDMMDGRIGLIRTALEKNGFHNTGIMAYSAKYASKFYGPFRDAVGSGTNLGKADKFSYQMHPANGNEALREVSLDITEGADIVMVKPGMPYLDILYRVKQEFKMPTAVYHVSGEYAMLKAAAEKGWLDYNATLLESMLGFKRAGADIIWTYAAFDVINYLRTL, encoded by the coding sequence ATGAACCTAAATCTTGTTTATCCAAATACTAGATTGAGACGCAATCGACAGTCTCAATTTATCCGTAATTTAACCCAAGAAAATTGGGTATCTGCCAATGATTTGATTTATCCCGTATTTATTCTTGAAGGTGAGGCTCGTGAGGAGCCGATCCTATCTATGTCTGGACAAAGTCGCATTAGTATTGATTTATTATTGAGGCTTGTTGAGAAAACAGCTATTCTAGGTATACAGGGAATTGCATTATTTCCGGTTATAGAAGCTGGTAAAGATAATCTTGCTACCGAGAGTTATAATCCAGATGGTCTTATTCCGCGAGCAATCAGAGCTATAAAATCACGCTTTCCTGAAATTGGTGTTTTTAGCGATGTTGCACTTGATCCATATACCATTCATGGACAGGATGGCATTATTGATGATAAAGGTTATGTGCTTAACGATGTGACCAATGAAGTACTTGTCAAACAAGCGCTTTCCCATGCTGAAGCAGGCGCTGATTTTGTTTGTCCTTCAGACATGATGGATGGACGGATTGGATTAATCCGAACTGCTCTAGAAAAAAATGGATTTCATAATACTGGGATTATGGCCTATTCTGCCAAGTACGCTTCCAAATTCTACGGTCCATTCCGTGATGCGGTTGGTTCTGGTACTAATTTGGGTAAAGCAGATAAATTTAGTTATCAGATGCACCCAGCAAATGGTAATGAAGCATTAAGAGAGGTTTCACTGGATATTACCGAGGGGGCTGATATCGTTATGGTAAAACCGGGGATGCCATATCTCGATATTTTATATCGGGTAAAACAGGAATTTAAAATGCCGACTGCGGTTTATCATGTAAGTGGAGAGTATGCAATGCTAAAAGCTGCCGCAGAAAAAGGCTGGCTTGACTACAATGCAACTTTACTTGAGTCAATGCTTGGCTTCAAACGGGCAGGGGCTGATATTATCTGGACTTATGCGGCTTTTGATGTGATTAATTATTTACGAACTTTATAA
- a CDS encoding adenine phosphoribosyltransferase, with amino-acid sequence MTAKPQTLDFIRNSIRDIPNWPEPGVMFRDISTMLQNPQAFRAVVDIFVDRYKGIGIDVVAGLDARGFIFGPIVAYELGIGFVPIRKKGKLPYTTVSKSYTLEYGDVSTVEMHIDAVKKSDKVVVIDDLIATGGTMLAACSLITDLGAKVHECAVVSDLLYLKGSDLIKERGFEVFSILEYK; translated from the coding sequence ATGACTGCAAAACCACAGACTCTTGATTTTATCCGTAATTCAATTCGTGATATTCCAAATTGGCCTGAGCCCGGTGTAATGTTTCGTGATATTTCTACAATGCTACAGAACCCACAGGCATTTCGTGCAGTAGTAGATATTTTTGTTGATAGATATAAAGGGATAGGAATTGATGTTGTTGCTGGACTCGATGCACGCGGATTTATTTTTGGTCCCATAGTTGCCTATGAGTTAGGCATTGGCTTCGTTCCGATTAGGAAAAAAGGAAAGCTTCCTTATACTACAGTTTCAAAAAGCTATACTCTTGAATATGGTGACGTTAGTACTGTAGAAATGCATATTGATGCAGTCAAAAAAAGCGATAAGGTAGTGGTAATTGATGATTTGATTGCTACAGGTGGCACCATGCTTGCTGCTTGTTCACTTATTACTGATTTGGGTGCAAAGGTACATGAGTGTGCAGTGGTTAGTGATCTACTTTATCTTAAAGGTAGTGATTTAATTAAAGAGCGAGGATTTGAGGTCTTTTCGATTCTTGAATATAAATAA
- a CDS encoding bifunctional 4-hydroxy-2-oxoglutarate aldolase/2-dehydro-3-deoxy-phosphogluconate aldolase: MCFSGLNYLKFFPAEPFNAYEVLKAMASPLSDVKFCPTGGITIDNMQKYLELPNIFAIGMSSIVDSKLIAAHDFVEIRRRCEQAVSIVNNSIKK, translated from the coding sequence GTGTGCTTCTCGGGGTTAAACTATCTTAAATTTTTTCCTGCTGAGCCGTTTAATGCCTATGAAGTTTTAAAGGCAATGGCATCACCGCTATCCGATGTAAAATTTTGTCCAACGGGTGGTATTACCATAGATAATATGCAAAAGTACCTTGAATTGCCAAATATTTTTGCTATTGGTATGTCTTCGATTGTTGATTCCAAGCTGATTGCTGCACATGATTTTGTTGAAATCCGTCGCCGTTGTGAACAGGCGGTATCAATCGTAAATAATTCTATCAAAAAATAA
- a CDS encoding bifunctional 4-hydroxy-2-oxoglutarate aldolase/2-dehydro-3-deoxy-phosphogluconate aldolase, giving the protein MRTVEQIFAVNKIVPVVVINDVEAAVPLAETLLESGINAIEITLRTPNALEIIELLVKKVPQIVVGAGTVRTSADFFNACVSGAKLIFSPGTTEELLAASRSRYSDIRFIPGVVTPSHVMECASRG; this is encoded by the coding sequence ATGAGAACAGTAGAGCAGATTTTTGCAGTTAATAAGATTGTTCCGGTTGTAGTAATTAATGATGTTGAGGCCGCGGTTCCCTTAGCAGAAACGCTTCTTGAGTCAGGAATTAATGCTATTGAGATTACTTTAAGAACCCCAAATGCATTGGAAATTATTGAATTATTGGTGAAAAAAGTGCCACAAATCGTTGTTGGTGCAGGAACAGTACGCACCTCAGCTGATTTTTTTAATGCTTGTGTATCAGGGGCTAAACTAATTTTTTCTCCGGGAACCACAGAAGAATTATTGGCTGCTTCACGTAGCCGTTATTCAGATATTAGGTTTATACCCGGAGTTGTTACACCGAGTCATGTAATGGAGTGTGCTTCTCGGGGTTAA